A window of Gasterosteus aculeatus chromosome 9, fGasAcu3.hap1.1, whole genome shotgun sequence contains these coding sequences:
- the sirt7 gene encoding NAD-dependent protein deacetylase sirtuin-7 isoform X1 has product MEEEAEPGVSSRTERKAIEKAKILQRESDRKLVRMVGRVLKKPEAERSEEEAAVLLLHGETAEELCKRQVRRNVLKRKQEEVYDDADELKSKVKQLAAAVEQAKHLVVYTGAGISTAASIPDYRGPNGVWTQLQKGRTISSSDLSKAEPTLTHMCIRMLHKENLVRHVVSQNCDGLHLRSGLPRHALSELHGNMFIEVCTSCSPVREYVRLFDVTERTSLHRHGTGRRCSHCGGELSDTIVHFGERGTLEQPLNWKGASEAAEKADVILCLGSSLKVLKKYPCLWCMNKPGSKRPKLYIVNLQWTPKDDLAVLKIHGKCDDVMSLLMEALNIQIPVFDRAKDPVFSLATALRQEEVNSHTREVIAPLDGQEVCFPGSGEPAEEATAVLGGWFGRGQGKGRKKKKKAA; this is encoded by the exons atggaagaggaggcagagccCGGCGTGTCTTCACGGACGGAGAGGAAAGCGATTGAAAAAGCCAAAATACTTCAACGCGAAAGCGACCGGAAGCTCGTTCGAATG GTCGGGCGGGTCCTGAAGAAGCCGGAGGCCGAGCggtcggaggaggaggccgccgtGTTGCTGCTGCACGGAGAAACCGCGGAGGAGCTCTGCAAGAGACAAGTCCGCAGAAATGTgctgaagaggaagcaggaggag GTGTATGATGATGCGGATGAGCTGAAGAGCAAAGTCAAGCAGTTGGCAGCGGCGGTCGAACAAGCAAAGCACCTGGTGGTTTACACCGGAGCTGGTATTAGTACG GCAGCATCCATTCCGGACTACAGGGGCCCCAATGGTGTGTGGACGCAGCTACAGAAGGGCCGGACCATCAG TTCGTCTGATCTGAGTAAAGCTGAGCCGACCCTCACGCACATGTGCATTAGAATGCTTCATAAGGAAAACCTG GTAAGGCATGTTGTTTCTCAAAACTGTGATGGACTTCACCTGCGTAGCGGTCTACCCAGACACGCCCTGTCTGAGCTGCACGGAAACATGTTTATCGAG GTGTGTACATCCTGTTCGCCGGTGAGGGAGTATGTGCGTTTATTTGACGTGACGGAGCGGACGTCGCTGCACCGCCACGGGACAGGACGCAGGTGCAGCCACTGCGGTGGTGAGCTCAGCGACACCATAGTGCACTTTGGGGAACGTGGGACCCTCGAGCAGCCGCTTAACTGGAAGGGCGCTTCTGAGGCCGCAGAGAAGGCAGATGTTATCCTCTGCTTAGGCTCCAGCCTTAAA GTGTTAAAGAAATACCCCTGTCTTTGGTGCATGAACAAACCAGGAAGCAAAAGGCCCAAACTCTACATTGTCAACCTCCAG TGGACACCAAAAGATGACCTGGCTGTGCTAAAAATTCATGGCaagtgtgatgatgtcatgagcCTCCTTATGGAGGCGCTGAACATTCAAATTCCTGTGTTTGACCG GGCGAAGGACCCCGTCTTCAGTCTAGCCACAGCTCTGCGTCAAGAAGAGGTCAACAGCCACACTCGCGAGGTCATAGCTCCCCTTGATGGGCAGGAGGTCTGTTTTCCTGGTTCTGGAGAGCCGGCAGAAGAAGCCACAGCTGTGCTGGGTGGCTGGTTTGGGCGAGGCCAAGGCAAAGgacggaagaagaagaagaaagctgcATAA
- the sirt7 gene encoding NAD-dependent protein deacetylase sirtuin-7 isoform X2 encodes MEEEAEPGVSSRTERKAIEKAKILQRESDRKLVRMVGRVLKKPEAERSEEEAAVLLLHGETAEELCKRQVRRNVLKRKQEEVYDDADELKSKVKQLAAAVEQAKHLVVYTGAGISTAASIPDYRGPNGVWTQLQKGRTISSSDLSKAEPTLTHMCIRMLHKENLVRHVVSQNCDGLHLRSGLPRHALSELHGNMFIEVCTSCSPVREYVRLFDVTERTSLHRHGTGRRCSHCGGELSDTIVHFGERGTLEQPLNWKGASEAAEKADVILCLGSSLKVLKKYPCLWCMNKPGSKRPKLYIVNLQGEGPRLQSSHSSASRRGQQPHSRGHSSP; translated from the exons atggaagaggaggcagagccCGGCGTGTCTTCACGGACGGAGAGGAAAGCGATTGAAAAAGCCAAAATACTTCAACGCGAAAGCGACCGGAAGCTCGTTCGAATG GTCGGGCGGGTCCTGAAGAAGCCGGAGGCCGAGCggtcggaggaggaggccgccgtGTTGCTGCTGCACGGAGAAACCGCGGAGGAGCTCTGCAAGAGACAAGTCCGCAGAAATGTgctgaagaggaagcaggaggag GTGTATGATGATGCGGATGAGCTGAAGAGCAAAGTCAAGCAGTTGGCAGCGGCGGTCGAACAAGCAAAGCACCTGGTGGTTTACACCGGAGCTGGTATTAGTACG GCAGCATCCATTCCGGACTACAGGGGCCCCAATGGTGTGTGGACGCAGCTACAGAAGGGCCGGACCATCAG TTCGTCTGATCTGAGTAAAGCTGAGCCGACCCTCACGCACATGTGCATTAGAATGCTTCATAAGGAAAACCTG GTAAGGCATGTTGTTTCTCAAAACTGTGATGGACTTCACCTGCGTAGCGGTCTACCCAGACACGCCCTGTCTGAGCTGCACGGAAACATGTTTATCGAG GTGTGTACATCCTGTTCGCCGGTGAGGGAGTATGTGCGTTTATTTGACGTGACGGAGCGGACGTCGCTGCACCGCCACGGGACAGGACGCAGGTGCAGCCACTGCGGTGGTGAGCTCAGCGACACCATAGTGCACTTTGGGGAACGTGGGACCCTCGAGCAGCCGCTTAACTGGAAGGGCGCTTCTGAGGCCGCAGAGAAGGCAGATGTTATCCTCTGCTTAGGCTCCAGCCTTAAA GTGTTAAAGAAATACCCCTGTCTTTGGTGCATGAACAAACCAGGAAGCAAAAGGCCCAAACTCTACATTGTCAACCTCCAG GGCGAAGGACCCCGTCTTCAGTCTAGCCACAGCTCTGCGTCAAGAAGAGGTCAACAGCCACACTCGCGAGGTCATAGCTCCCCTTGA